Below is a window of Camelina sativa cultivar DH55 chromosome 11, Cs, whole genome shotgun sequence DNA.
ataatatttttttttcttttactttactTCACcattttttgtcaaccaaataCTATTTAGAAAGGAACACCACGGTTATTAATCTAAACCGATGGgaaaatgtttataaaagaaatttcagaaaataaagatcTAAATGACCGTGCAAGGCAATCTGTACTCAAATTGGAGAAACGTGAAATCTTCGACAAGGCAAAAAGTAGAAAAGCTGTCCTAAGCATTTGGAAATCgtctaaaatatttgaaaatgcGGGCCAATCTTCAGGAGCTTAAATCATCGCTACTAATTCTGCACAGCCCGTTGCGAAGCACTGACAAACAACTCCGTTTGCAAGGAGGCACTCTATGGCCCAAATCAGAGCCTCTAACTCTGCATAAATCAGGGAAGGACTTCGCCGAAAACATCGAGCACCCAAGAAAAGGGTCTTAGCATGAACATTATCACACCACCACCCCAAGCCTGAGTTGGGGTCAGATTCTTTCCACGAACCATCAATTGGACAACAAAGATCCTGACTCGAAGAAGCCGAGGGAATCCGAGATCCACTACCTGAACATGTACATCCTCCCAAAATATCTGATCACTTACAGCCTGATTGATCACCTCCTCAGGCGTTAACTGCGTGCcttgaaagatttttttattcatatccTTCCAAAGCGACCATAAAATTCAAGGTAACCGATGAAGAGAATCTTGAGCATCCAATTGAGAGGATCCTCGCCTATAGATGAAATCCAGATTGGTAAACACAGACTCATAAGGGAAACTCCTGGCGTAACCTAAATCGGAGACGCCTCCAAAATTTGACGCGATCGAggacactcaaaaagagcatggTTGATTGTTTCACACTCTAAGTCACATCTTTTACACTTAATATCACACTTAACCCCTCGATGAGCCAAATGATCTGTCACTGGGAGAGAACCAGAGGCAATTTgccaaaagaaatatttaattttaggcGGAGCATGAAGTTTCCATGCTTAGGCTCTTAAAGTCGTACATGTTGGGCCAATTTCAACCTCAGTCACCATCTCCCTAGCCAACCCATATTCCGAACGCACCGAATATTTCCCAGATTTTGAATAATGCCAAACCAGCCTATCTATCACCTCCAGTTTTCTTTTGTGTACatcaaatagaaaatataccCACTTTTATTTCTTACCATTAGTTGAAAAAATCTATCATATCTTGCAGAGAtaactcatttttttatttaaattgtcaCATGCTATTGGAAAAATaatttgcaaaatatatatgagCAGGTGAAATGTGCACGACATTTTTCaacatttcaatatttttctctttaatccgttatatattttttgttcaaaatgaCATGCAATTTATATACATtactaggttttaccccgtggtacactacaggtctattattttgttgatatatatactgttaacggttgtaagtagagttttgtagaaactcttgatttgcaagttgataatatacattttacgatttgttagttatgatttaggaatgaatgatcatgcatattattattatgattctcaattgatattattggattaatagtgtacatttaaagctaataagatcttaccaaatatgtaatcgtttattaaacgcaaattagatatttcctaagatgtattcatcttgaattagttgttatattatagggatgtgattacataaattgggttatcaattctttttgtcaaactcggtcCTAAACATTTGGtatgcaaattagatatttcctaagatacatTGGGCATTAATtggcattaattggatgtaaataagtatgctatggattaaaaaccggcccaaaatattcggcaatcttaaggagtatccggataattgaattggttataattttagttaaaaacctgacccgaagttggcaaaaagtgatggcatcctattgtactccaaaaatgtattccgagctctatatgtggatatacttgtttggttacaaatattctaagacaatttttaatatatattcgtttataaacattcaaatcacattatatgctaaaaaaatctaaaattttattaactttatgtattgaatagtaattaaaataattaaatataagattaaataaaaatgaaaggagaattatattttaatttaacatatttatttaaattagatagatatattttaggaaattaatattatcaaataaagaaatgattgtgtttggttgtaaggattgtagagaatttagttgagacttatttggatacaaagataagagaagatgacacaaaaatgtacttcaaaaatgttaagatagatccTAAAATCACCCTCGAACGTGGTCATATAATAAGTTTACCACTCGTTGTTACCAATTTTGAGCGAAAATTTGACTATCTACATAATTAactcttataaaaaaaagtaaatttttttatttaataataaatagacATGGATAACTCCTGTTTTAGAAATTGCTAGGCGCTAGTCAGGCGGTCGGGTGGGCTTAGCGCCTAGCAAGAAAATCTGAGATTAAACGGAGATTAATCGTGGACTAATTTTAggattattttatgaaatttaaaataaaataaaaatatatagtactaaatgtatatataattctgtttatgttaaaagaaaagtatcaagtaaaatataaaactatcgTATTCattaaaattacggtaaacacatcaaaacgtaattttaaaaatttgttttttattttcattaaaagtgtgtacattagttattgtaaaacatcgtaaactcttaatttaaatgtataaataacaaaaaatatatatatttgatttatatttggcttcaaaagaaattgatatacacaaaattaagtGGAAAGTAGCCGGATCAGCAGGTTACAATCAAATTAGACAGACATAatcggataatcgatgctaggcgaGAATTAGTTATTAATCGAAGCGGAGAGGATGAGTTTAGCGATTTTACAGGACGTAATCGGTATTAggcggagatttttaaaacaggatAACTAGGGAGTAGGGAcacaaaagtcaaaaatatCTTATCTATAAATGAATACAACAAGCAAGTAGTCATGAGCACTCAACTCAGCactaattaagatttaagaacaatttcttcttcttcttcgtcttatTCAACCAAGATTTAAGAACAAGGTAACCGATGAAGAACACTGATCATAACCTTTTTAACATCAATCACAGCTCTACCAGtggccaagaatggtcttccaaGGATAATAGGATCATCAAGCTCCTGCTCCTGCTCCATCTCTATGATGTTGAAGTCAGTTGGTATCCTGGCTTTGCCAATCTTTACTGGGTAGTTCTCCAGCTTGCCAACAACATCCTTCCTAGACCCATCAGCAAGACTTATGTAGAGGTTGCTTGGTCTGAACTCTTCATATCCTAGGTTCTCTGCTATTGAGAAGGGCATGACACTCACAGAAGCTCCTAGGTCACACAAACACTTGTTGAAGTGCATGTAGTTCAATGAGCATGGAAGGTTGAATGAGCCTGGATCCTCAAGCTTAGTTGGAATCACAGCAGTTCCAATGTCTTTTAGATCCTTCTTGGCTTGATTCTTAGCCTTCTGCTTTGATATGTCAAGTAACATGCCTTTATAGAGTGGATATGGCTCATACTGCTCCAAAGCTGGTCCTCTGGCCTCTTTAGTCTCCTCAACAGTCACTTCATGTTGAATGGCCATCAATTCCTGCTTCTCAATCTTTTCCTTGAGCTTCCTAACCATTTGTTCTTTGAAACGTCCTAGGAATGGCATAGGTGGTTTGTAAGCTGGAGGAATGTATTTGGTGGGCTTATCAGACTCAGAAGGGAGCACTCGAACAGtgactcgatcaggcactcgatCGTGTGCTTGATCGAACACACTGTCGATTGTCTTTTCTGATTGATCCTCTGCTTCTTTCTGAGCTGAAACTTGTTGAATatcctccccaacttgaacttcactgtccttAGTGACATATTCCTAAGTAACAAAGATAGTCTTGGCTGTATATTCTCTTGGGTTTTAAATAGCTTTGTCAGGCAGTTGATTAGGCTTAGGAGCAGAAGTTGAAGCCATACTGCTCTCCATGAACTTAACCTTTGATTCTAAGCTCTCAAACTTGATATTCAGGTCATTATAGGTAGAATCTATCCTCTGGTTGAtctcagcaaacttctttgTGCTTTCCATCTGACCAGTGGCTTGGTTAAGCAACAACTTATGCATCAGTGTTCTTAAGTCAGATTCCTGGGCTTGGgtggtctgaaaccctggtgggggacacatttGAGCCTGATAACCTTGGTTCTGCTGTTTAGGTACATAATTGTGTTGCTGCTGTGCTTGTTgtggtggatagacttggtcttgtgggTTTGCCACATTTGTACTCCTATAAGACAGATTGTTGGGCTTGAATTGGTTGTGGGGCTTGAAACCACAttggttttgcatataacacaactcagttacctcattctccccatcttgaattGTTGTATCCTCCTCACCAAGAAAGTGAATGTTCTTCTGTTGACTAAGCAGAATCTTTTCTAACTTTTCCTTAACAATCTTCAAGTCTTTCTTATACTTTTCATCTAGTGCAGAATCAACAAACCTCACTGTtctatcatagtcctcattgtagttgccatcagaatGAGCCAAATTCTCCACTAGCTCCCAACCATCATCTATatgcttgttgaggaagtttccatttgAAGCAGTGTCTAACAACATCTTTATCTTGGGCAGAACTCCTCTGTATAATGTGCTGAGCAGTGACTCATTGTTGAacccatggtgtggacactgagTTTGATAacccttgaatctctcccaatcctcacaaaaggtctcattgttcttctgtgcAAAGCctgaaatctcattcctcaatctGGCTGTTCTGGCATTTGTGAAGAATTTTGCCTAGAATACCTTCTTACAgccatcccatgtggttatagcATTTgttggaagtgtcttctcccATAAGTGAGCCTTGTCTCCTAGAGAGAATGGGAACAATCTGAGTTTGAAGCTATCCTCACTcacaccattgatcttggtgaggccACAAAGCCTGTCAAATtcatctagatgatccaatgggtcctccattggaaATTCATAGAATTTATTGGCTTGGATCATACTGATTAGCCAacttttaatttcaaaattgttGTTGGCCACTGTAGGAGGTACTATGCCAGCTCTCTGTGTATGTGTATTGggagcatctcctgcaccaatctGCATTGGCCTTTGATTCTGGTGCATTGGTGGATCCATCAGCAattgttcttcttgttcttgaaggATCCTTGTTTTCTGCTGTCTCAAGTCCCTTGGTAGGCGGTTTATGTGGTCTATATACTTCTGTAAGTTCTGGTTCCCatttgattttttctgcatCAACTAACTCGACCCCTGCTCGGACTGACACACGATCGAGTGCTGGCTCGAGCTACTGGTCGACTGACTGACTGAAACGCAGGACAGACTGATTTCTGGGTTGGTACTCGATCAATGAGATGAAGGGCACACGACCAAGTGCTAGCTCGAGTGCACcctgaaactcaaaacaaccaaccaaaacaagaacTTGACAGTTGTGAGCAATTAGTAACAAAAATTAATCTTGAATCTTTGTTAATCTCAAATGACACAAATCAACACACTAATGGCAACAACACCAATTGAAACAAGCTTCTTTTAGTGtacttatgcaatgaatgtatgataacatgcaaacaaagacataagcaatgatgatcaggtgcaagaggtttcaattctcttatacagttgtagtataagaggtgtcaatccataaagtgtGTGTATGCATGCAATCAAGATGTAAACAGtgattcaagttaagccaaatatgaaagTGGTTTTGATGTAACAGTTTGATGAAATAAAAgcaaatgcagaaagtaaaatgcttgaaacagaaactaaatgcaagtgaaacaaagtaaacaatactgaaattaaaccaacagAAACAAAAGCAGTAAACAAAACAGTAAAGATGCACAATTTAAActgaaatgaaacagaaagtaaatgaacaactcgaaggtgctcgatcaagcaccTGACCGAAACAGATGCAATACGAAGAACATATGCAATCTTGACAACTTAGAACAGAaacaaatgcaatgaaacaagatAATATGTGGTAATAAACAATCAAATGACAAAGAAGGCTTccagagatggattcatgggctggtgttcaagctgtggctatctaaactggtcaacaaacctcaatcaaacatgagctatctctagacaatgatcttaatgactcactaatccactctcatggcagaagtgatcaagtttaagtaacatcctaacccaactctcattggtgaaaccatactaaacaggcATTAAGAATCAGACCATTActtgtcaaaaatcaccttatacaaccaatctcttgggataagcatgataatctccagtattagctttatctaacaaccttaACATTGATGTGATGCAAGGAAGCTTAGGATCTgatcttaccctctcagatataagaacagcttagagcaCATCTAAcctagaagagatatttaaacaatcaagcttgactaTTCCAGACTACCACaaccctaaaccagcctaatccatctccagaatcctaactcactactcagatgaacaaaacatgatgatgaacataaacccagaaaatgatgaaactagcATGATAAGATTTATGAGATGATAACAACAACTTTatgtaaagaaacaaactcagattctcaatacccagaaTGTTATGAGACTTACAAAGTATGAAAATCTGGAGAAAAGCAAGAGCAGTATCAATAATAAAAGGGGCAAATGTTATAAAAGTGCTAAAAACCCAAAAGGgataaaaactaggtttttgtgGCTGCTGATGTGTTTTCTGACCTAAAAAAACTTATGGGCGGCCATGGGATACATTGGATATATATAGGACAAGGGGGACGGCCTAAAATAGCTAGttgacaaaatagagaggcgggTCGATGTGCTCGGCTCGATGTGCTCGACCACAAGCGGTCGAGTGGCTATGGTCGAGTGGTCCATTCTTCTGTTTCCTATTGGTTGAGTCTTTGATTAGCACACGGTAGAGTCCCTGAgtagcacacggtcgagtgtctccGGGTGTCATGGTCGAGTGGTCTCCAAACCTTGGTTTCCAGCTTGTTTCAGCTTTATCTGCTTCACTGGTTGCACTCCTCTCCTCTTAAGCACCATTTCCATGCTCCTTGAGTCCAAATCACCtatttaaacaagaaacaatgcaaatgcaatgcaaatcctaTTTTAATGCACAAACAGACTTTAAACTACATGAAAGTGACAAAACTATCTAGCAAActatgcaaaagatgtgaataaacagTGGTTAAtcatggtaaaatatatacatatcacatGCGTTCATTATTGATTTAGAATCGATCCGAAAATCTCATAATTTAGATATTAGTTATTTCtctcttcaatttttattttttgttatgagaatttgttagaaatgccaTTTTGGagataccccttttcaaaaatatcccattttttgaacattttcatttttaccctctttcacacaattacaatatgttaaattaatttttaaaattaatttttgggaATGGATTCTTTATCTTAAGGTATAATTTTTAGGAGATAGGGTTTATTATTTGGGATTtatggtttagaatttagtcattttatatttattaaaatgtttgttagaaattttcaatttgaaaatttgataGTGTTGGGATGCAGATGTCGCACTACTGGTTCATAAGGTGCGTCGAAAACGATATTAAAGGTAAAGATAATTCAGGACATGAGAAAGCTATCAATGATTGTTACAATAGTGATATCTCTAAAAAGGTAcgtatacattaaaaaaaaaatcatactagACAGGTATGTTAACTATTCATGAAAAGAAACAGACTTCgttcatttacatttttgaatCAACTAAAAATGTTACTTATCGCTGATTTGAGATTTTctttaaaaccaatttttggccACGCAGTCAGAGTACACAAAGAAGCATTGGTTATTTAGTGGCCGAAATCTGCAAAGCGTACAAAGGAAAGGCTGATCTCGCAAAAAGTTGCAATTCCTCTGCCTTAATTCTTAAGTCGCTTAAGAAGAAACTGTCAGAGCTTCAAGTCTCGTATGCCGATAAAACTATCAAATTAAtaagttaattatttaaagtgAACTAGGATGAATTTAAGCTTTATGCTATAAGTGGAATGATAAAAAAGACGTTTTATTAAACTTTTCTAATTTACCCGTTGATATGTGAACAAATAAGTGTTACACATACAAATACTGAAATAGATCTCTACTACTAGCTAGGACCACGAGGCGTTCTATTATTCTTTAACAATAATATTCTTATTCCATGAATTACCGAACAATAATTCATATCAACTCCAACAGCGTTTTCGATCTCTACCGTACGTGGTCGTAGTTCATCTTTTTAGTACCGTAGTTCCTCGAAAACATGATCTATGTTTTGTCCCCATTCTCCATTGTACAAATCCAAGAGCTTATTTGCAGGCGTAACCCCTATTTCCCAATGATAATTAGCAAACGATAAGGTAACCGGGAAACAAAATTAGTAAATCTTCAGCTAACCAGGAAATAACATTACCTGTTTTAACCACCTCGACGATAGGGTTCAAGAAACCGGTTTCATTGTACCCTCTACGCTCCAAACCATCCTAAGAAATAAACGAATAACCTCTATATGTATATTTACATTATAAGGAGAAAGCATGGACACGTACCATTGCTAGCTTGAGGACATCTTCTGCGACATCTTTCAAAGGACCACCTCTAAACATTGTCTTTAGGCCAGTGATTGGAACCTGTTTGAAACCTAGTGAATTGGTTTACACGAGAATATTtcgaaaaaaattcaaaaataaagaaatatcttCTCAGTTTACTTGTATTCTAagcatctctctttcttcaagaTTCCAGTCAACTATCATATCAAGAACAGTTTGAAGAGACTTCTCATCGTAGAGCAAACCCACCTGACGTTCAAACATATTCGAAATAAACCAGTGaatcaaatttgatttatttctttataaaagaTAATGTAATTACCCAAAAAGCTGGTAGGGCACATAACATCGGCCAAGGACCTCCATCAGCACCTCTCATCTCCAAGAATCTCTTTAACCGGACCTGATAGTGTTATTACAAAagattattataagaaaaaatgacTCTGAACCACAACAATAAATAGGGAAGTTGAATTAATGGTAAGGTTAAAACAGAGTATTTTACCTCTGGCCATATTGTTCCTAAATGAATTTCCCAGTCGTTAATAGTGGGTTGTTCATTTGAGAGATGAGAAATTTTTCCGGACAAGAAATCCtgaaaagtaaaagcaaaaaataaaaaatggtcgGATCATAACCTGACTCAAGAAGATTGCAAAACTTAGAAATTTAAGATTTCTTTTATAAAGAAGATGTAGACCCGAAATGTCATTCCTCTACAGTTGAGATAGCTTTTGTTTCGATGTAAGAAGTACATCGGAAGGTCAAGTGCATATTCGACGTACCGCTCAAACCTATATCAACATATTGAAggttgaacatatatatttttaaggaCAAAGATCGATCATAGAGTTAGAAGAAACATTTTATACTCACCCGAATGAGTCATCGAAAACAAAAGGTAGCATCCCTGTGCGGGCTTTATCAGTATCTATGTATAAATGACTGTCACAGCATGTTGATAGATGAGAAAATTATActaagaaaaagtaaaattatacTGTAACAACAAGtaataatgtataaaataacCTCCTAAAACTTAAACACCCTGTTGGTTTTCCATTACTAAAAGGGGAATTTGCGAATAGAGCAGTCGCCATCTGTTtgataacaaaataacaacaaagtgagaaaaaattttggttatgaaTTCAAAAACCATTAACATTAAAAGAGGGCATCAATCATCTCACAGGTTGCAAAGCTAGACTAGCGCGAAACTTCCTGATCATATCGGTTTCCGAACTATAGTCTAGATTGACCTGAACCGTACACGTTCTCATCATCACGTCAGGTCCTGATGAGCTAGCTCTTGCTAAGTACTCTCTTACAAAGTCAAACTTTCTCTGCACATGTAAAATACTTTGACTCATCAGATAATTAGCTAATGTAAGATACGTACATCAAGTAATATATGAGAGTATATGTTTGTAGAGGAAGGAACCTTGGGCACAATGGTTGCATCCTCAAGACTAGATTTTGGTTCATAGCCAATTCCTAGGAAACCAATTTCCAATTCTTCAGCAACAGTTTTCACCTGGTAAAGATGTGAATGGAGCTCATCACAAGTTTGGTGCAATGTCTTTAGAGGTGCTCCACTAAGCTCCAGTTGACCTCCTGGTTCCAGTGATATGCTTTGCATTCCCTGTAGTAATCAAAGCCAAAcagaaaaatctgaaatttcgttttcataattggatatttattaaaacaagagaagagagtaTTTACCTGTTTTAAGCCAATAATTTTGTCATTCTCCATAACCTTATCCCACTCAAATCTCTCAGCAATGCCACTAAGCAAAGCAGCTACTTGTTCATATTTCATAGGGCACAAAGTCTTCACCTCGAAACCCAATTTCTCGTTTTCTGTACCTATCCTGTATCCAAGAGATAAAACGATACAAAAATGAGTTAGAACAAATAAGTAGTTTGAGAGAACATACGAGATGATGATACTAATTAGTGGTACCTCCACATTTCCTTTGGTTTGCATCCAGAAGCAAAAAAGGCAATGAGATCTTCTTTAGTCAATGGCTTCTCAATTGCAGAAGAAGTGTTTGCGATTTCCTTTCTCCCTTGATTGTATACAACTATCTTGCTTCTTTTACAAGCAAGGGATCTCTTGGGTGAGAAGTTAACTTGGCTTTTCAAAGCACCCAAGTTTATTACAGCACCAACCCCATAAGGCGAGAGTGAGAGCGCCATGGTTTATTTCTAGCAGCACCAATATTATAAcccatatatttatttttagtcaTCTGTGTCTTCACATAAAATTGGTCTTGTTATATAGAAAAGAGTACGTGTAGGTACTATTTTTctgtctatatttttaaattcttcatggttaatatatatttttttaaaatatggtaTGTACGAGAAATGCTAAAGCTGCACACTTGTTTGCCCATTTGTATGCATGGTTCGTTTAGGTGTCGCTGTGACACACTCCGACAGCGACTTAAAAAATTGGGATGTCACCGTTATTATGTATCGCTAGCGACTAAATACCAAAAATGACATCATTTTTGACTACGGGAATGAAATCAGTATGATTGAtgaataaaaagcaaaacaaaaattatacatagaataacaattattaaaaaaaattagtgttgCATAATTGTCCGTACAAACCATTTTAACTAATTTAGTCTCTATTACCTCAAATTAAagatatcaattttaaaatatgtgagACTGTTCCGGAAACAAAGAAAGCATAAATGAAGAGACAAGAAAGACGACGAAGGAGTctttacgaaaaaaaaataataaaaaaagagataaagaaggAGAGTAACCTGAATTTCGTCAAACAGAGGAGGCTTTGCTTGCAGAGTTAGTAGAAGTATTGGTAGCTGTCTTGTGTACATTTATACACCTACACGCTGTCCGGAAAGGCgttaattactatatatatataaaagttggtTTTGGAGCTATCTGCATCTTTAACCGAACCCACTAGTCGGATATGTGTTTTGATCTCTGTATCCGGATCCGATTACCTCGGATATCTGGGTTTTCGAATAACCGTGAAAACCCACGATATtcgtggatatccaaatccggtccaattttttttttgctgctctctcccttaaaaaaaataagccTTAGAATCCTCAGATCTCATCATTGTAACGGCAAAATAAGAAGTGGGAAATATTGATcggaaaataaattatagttgTCATTACAATAGCGTACTCTGTATTAAATATTGATCGGAAAAAAGATACTTTAGTTGAAGAAAGAAGACTAATAAGGAGACGAGACTTATCacttgaataaaaatatatatttaaaaaatatctagtatgaacgagaaaaaaaaaagtgtgagaCCATTTTAAGGTGGTAGTGAAAATGTGAGACtgttagccaaaaaaaaaaaagtgtgagaCCATTTTCAAAGTTTGCGAGATTTTGAGACAATCTATTTATCGTGTTATTTTCTTGGATTTCAAAGTTGCTTCCAaagcttttattttcttttctatttatcatgttatttttttggattttagtgcacctatattttgctttttcaaatgaaatattgaacaaaagaaacatgAGGGTGGTTTTGCTAGAATAGGCAATAATGAAGTCACTGTTTTAGTACATGATGCTGACGATTGGAATGAAATCAGTATATGattgatgaaaaaaagaagatttcaaaaagaaaattatacatatatagaataGATAATTACAAAAAATCTTTAGTGTAGCAAAATTGTCGGTATAAACCATTATAACTAATTTAATCTCTACAACcttgaaaatttaaaaagtattcgGTATTTTAAGGTgttattaattttagttattttaaattttgtattattaactttctcaattttttcttaatcaaaaaattataaatacaattaactatttttattatttatttgtatcaATACTGGATCAACATTAGTCTTCAATGAATTTACCAAAATATGATGGTTATTATGTTATCAACTATAAGTCATGGTGTAACAAATTACTTGAAAATCCACAATAAATTTATGAAAGCATATTTTCATCACAGAGCTCTGTCGCAATAAACATGTTTTCTTATAGTATAACACCATCTCATATATTAATtggtatatatagatatgtcatgtatataattaatatattttagtatatatattaacttgaCATGTATGATC
It encodes the following:
- the LOC104723892 gene encoding glutamate--cysteine ligase, chloroplastic-like isoform X2, coding for MALSLSPYGVGAVINLGALKSQVNFSPKRSLACKRSKIVVYNQGRKEIANTSSAIEKPLTKEDLIAFFASGCKPKEMWRIGTENEKLGFEVKTLCPMKYEQVAALLSGIAERFEWDKVMENDKIIGLKQGMQSISLEPGGQLELSGAPLKTLHQTCDELHSHLYQVKTVAEELEIGFLGIGYEPKSSLEDATIVPKRKFDFVREYLARASSSGPDVMMRTCTVQVNLDYSSETDMIRKFRASLALQPMATALFANSPFSNGKPTGCLSFRSHLYIDTDKARTGMLPFVFDDSFGFERYVEYALDLPMYFLHRNKSYLNCRGMTFRDFLSGKISHLSNEQPTINDWEIHLGTIWPEVRLKRFLEMRGADGGPWPMLCALPAFWVGLLYDEKSLQTVLDMIVDWNLEEREMLRIQVPITGLKTMFRGGPLKDVAEDVLKLAMRVQ
- the LOC104723892 gene encoding glutamate--cysteine ligase, chloroplastic-like isoform X1, whose product is MALSLSPYGVGAVINLGALKSQVNFSPKRSLACKRSKIVVYNQGRKEIANTSSAIEKPLTKEDLIAFFASGCKPKEMWRIGTENEKLGFEVKTLCPMKYEQVAALLSGIAERFEWDKVMENDKIIGLKQGMQSISLEPGGQLELSGAPLKTLHQTCDELHSHLYQVKTVAEELEIGFLGIGYEPKSSLEDATIVPKRKFDFVREYLARASSSGPDVMMRTCTVQVNLDYSSETDMIRKFRASLALQPMATALFANSPFSNGKPTGCLSFRSHLYIDTDKARTGMLPFVFDDSFGFERYVEYALDLPMYFLHRNKSYLNCRGMTFRDFLSGKISHLSNEQPTINDWEIHLGTIWPEVRLKRFLEMRGADGGPWPMLCALPAFWVGLLYDEKSLQTVLDMIVDWNLEEREMLRIQVPITGLKTMFRGGPLKDVAEDVLKLAMDGLERRGYNETGFLNPIVEVVKTGVTPANKLLDLYNGEWGQNIDHVFEELRY
- the LOC104728150 gene encoding uncharacterized protein LOC104728150 produces the protein MVRKLKEKIEKQELMAIQHEVTVEETKEARGPALEQYEPYPLYKGMLLDISKQKAKNQAKKDLKDIGTAVIPTKLEDPGSFNLPCSLNYMHFNKCLCDLGASVSVMPFSIAENLGYEEFRPSNLYISLADGSRKDVVGKLENYPVKIGKARIPTDFNIIEMEQEQELDDPIILGRPFLATGRAVIDVKKVMISVLHRLPCS